A stretch of Gallus gallus isolate bGalGal1 chromosome 2, bGalGal1.mat.broiler.GRCg7b, whole genome shotgun sequence DNA encodes these proteins:
- the MTDH gene encoding protein LYRIC isoform X2, translating into MAAGGWQEAAAQQAEETAARVRDVLSGGLGLLRAELGLELGLDPQGLPTWLALALPAALGLALLGLFLAAACGGGLRKKAARSAPERKGDEAAALTAGGGPGRAAGPGPGLLKGDEQKKRNKKKLPEKAARPNGRSFLDVSEDEVIQPVRKENTKQPLDAEKKNEKSKKKKKSKGDAKTVPDASRLDGKEADEGTWETKISNREKRQQRKRDKVMTDGGSGESNLQGTESTATVSIEQLMPPPSLPVGLRKNKVSPGLNESHTVNGGSWNEKPVKISSQIGVGEEKWTPVSSATAGKRKTETSAWAQDAADANGNGKDWGVSLVSRPWKERSLFTPIDAWKVDARINTSEQNSTSFSSFGLTPGVSGTNSESVSQAGTSDFPWDLSHTQPPVDDEWSGLNGLSSADPSSDWNAPAEEWGNWVDEEKVASVPQPEEALSDVQKALDNEREKAEPVLQSSASGKSKKKKKKKKKQGEEANSPSQDTEELDREAGEEFQEDTSKAKPQQEIAFSLKTISTSEPAKPEEAPSLAVSTEPSVIVSESDSVKIASQVPQMLQETDVSSPSIKQNSVPPPQTKSEESWESPKQVKKKKKARRET; encoded by the exons ATGGCCGCGGGCGGCTGGCAGGAGGCAGCGGCCCAGCAGGCCGAGGAGACGGCGGCCCGGGTGCGGGACGTGCTGTCGGGCGGCCTGGGCCTGCTGCGCGCCGAGCTGGGCCTGGAGCTGGGCCTCGACCCCCAGGGCCTGCCCACCTGGCTCGCCCTGGCGCTCCCGGCCGCGCTAGGGCTggcgctgctggggctgttccTGGCCGCGGCCTGCGGAGGAGGGCTCCGCAAGAAGGCGGCGCGGAGCGCGCCCGAGAGGAAGGGCGACGAGGCGGCGGCCCTGACGGCCGGCGGGGGCCCGGGcagggcggcggggccgggaccGGGGCTGCTGAAAGGCGACGAGCAGAAGAAGCGGAACAAGAAGAAGCTGCCGGAGAAAGCGGCGAGG CCTAATGGACGGTCTTTCCTTGATGTATCTGAGGATGAAGTAATACAGCCTGTCcgtaaagaaaatacaaagcagcCGTTGGatgcagaaaagaagaatgaaaag tcaaagaagaaaaagaaatcaaagggaGATGCTAAAACAGTTCCAGATGCATCGCGTCTAGATGGAAAGGAAGCTGATGAAG GAACCTGGGAAACGAAAATCAGTAACAGAGAAAAGCGTCAGCAGCGTAAGCGAGACAAGGTGATGACTGATGGTGGTTCAGGAGAATCAAATCTCCAAGGGACGGAAAGCACAGCTACTGTATCCATTGAACAACTGATGCCCCCACCATCACTTCCAGTTGGtctcagaaaaaataaag TTTCCCCAGGATTGAATGAAAGCCATACAGTAAATGGTGGAAGCTGGAATGAGAAGCCTGTAAAAATCTCCTCACAGATTGGTGTAGGAGAGGAAAAGTGGACTCCTGTTTCCTCAGCTACAGCTGGGAAGAGGAAGACTGAGACATCTGCCTGGGCCCAAGATGCTGCAGATGCTAATGGGAATGGAAAGGACTGGGGTGTATCCCTGGTGAGCAGGCCTTGGAAAGAGCGTTCTTTGTTCACTCCCATTG ATGCTTGGAAGGTAGATGCAAGGATTAATACCTCTGAACAGAATTctacttctttctcttcttttggaTTAACTCCTGGAGTTTCTG GAACCAACAGTGAATCGGTTTCTCAGGCTGGTACTTCTGATTTTCCATGGGATTTAAGTCACACTCAGCCCCCTGTTGATGATGAATGGTCTGGGTTAA ATGGACTTTCTTCTGCTGATCCTAGCTCTGATTGGAATGCACCAGCAGAAGAGTGGGGAAACTGGGTAGATGAAGAAAAAGTTGCTTCTGTTCCACAGCCTGAAGAGGCATTATCTGATGTTCAGAAG GCTTTAgataatgaaagagaaaaagcagagccagttcttcagaGTTCTGCAAGTGGGAAgtccaagaaaaagaagaagaaaaagaagaagcaagGTGAAGAAGCTAACTCTCCTTCACAG gacactgaagaactggaCAGAGAAGCTGGAGAGGAATTTCAAGAGGATACCTCAAAAGCTAAACCACAGCAGGAAATAGCTTTTTCTCTGAAGACCATAAGTACTAGTGAACCAGCTAAG cCTGAGGAGGCTCCTTCTCTTGCTGTTTCTACTGAGCCATCTGTAATTGTATCAGAGAGTGATTCTGTCAAGATTGCTTCCCAAGTGCCACAGATGCTGCAAGAGACAGATGTTTCTAGTCCCAGTATTAAGCAAAACAGTGTGCCTCCTCCCCAGA caAAGTCTGAAGAAAGCTGGGAGTCCCCCAAACaagttaaaaagaagaaaaaagcaaggagGGAAACGTGA
- the MTDH gene encoding protein LYRIC isoform X4 — MAAGGWQEAAAQQAEETAARVRDVLSGGLGLLRAELGLELGLDPQGLPTWLALALPAALGLALLGLFLAAACGGGLRKKAARSAPERKGDEAAALTAGGGPGRAAGPGPGLLKGDEQKKRNKKKLPEKAARPNGRSFLDVSEDEVIQPVRKENTKQPLDAEKKNEKSKKKKKSKGDAKTVPDASRLDGKEADEGTWETKISNREKRQQRKRDKVMTDGGSGESNLQGTESTATVSIEQLMPPPSLPVGLRKNKGDTLLNVQVSSSKPSKGESSVPQVSPGLNESHTVNGGSWNEKPVKISSQIGVGEEKWTPVSSATAGKRKTETSAWAQDAADANGNGKDWGVSLVSRPWKERSLFTPIDAWKVDARINTSEQNSTSFSSFGLTPGVSGTNSESVSQAGTSDFPWDLSHTQPPVDDEWSGLNGLSSADPSSDWNAPAEEWGNWVDEEKVASVPQPEEALSDVQKALDNEREKAEPVLQSSASGKSKKKKKKKKKQGEEANSPSQPEEAPSLAVSTEPSVIVSESDSVKIASQVPQMLQETDVSSPSIKQNSVPPPQTKSEESWESPKQVKKKKKARRET; from the exons ATGGCCGCGGGCGGCTGGCAGGAGGCAGCGGCCCAGCAGGCCGAGGAGACGGCGGCCCGGGTGCGGGACGTGCTGTCGGGCGGCCTGGGCCTGCTGCGCGCCGAGCTGGGCCTGGAGCTGGGCCTCGACCCCCAGGGCCTGCCCACCTGGCTCGCCCTGGCGCTCCCGGCCGCGCTAGGGCTggcgctgctggggctgttccTGGCCGCGGCCTGCGGAGGAGGGCTCCGCAAGAAGGCGGCGCGGAGCGCGCCCGAGAGGAAGGGCGACGAGGCGGCGGCCCTGACGGCCGGCGGGGGCCCGGGcagggcggcggggccgggaccGGGGCTGCTGAAAGGCGACGAGCAGAAGAAGCGGAACAAGAAGAAGCTGCCGGAGAAAGCGGCGAGG CCTAATGGACGGTCTTTCCTTGATGTATCTGAGGATGAAGTAATACAGCCTGTCcgtaaagaaaatacaaagcagcCGTTGGatgcagaaaagaagaatgaaaag tcaaagaagaaaaagaaatcaaagggaGATGCTAAAACAGTTCCAGATGCATCGCGTCTAGATGGAAAGGAAGCTGATGAAG GAACCTGGGAAACGAAAATCAGTAACAGAGAAAAGCGTCAGCAGCGTAAGCGAGACAAGGTGATGACTGATGGTGGTTCAGGAGAATCAAATCTCCAAGGGACGGAAAGCACAGCTACTGTATCCATTGAACAACTGATGCCCCCACCATCACTTCCAGTTGGtctcagaaaaaataaag GTGATACTCTTCTGAACGTGCAAGTTAGCAGCTCTAAGCCTTCAAAGGGGGAGTCATCAGTTCCACAAG TTTCCCCAGGATTGAATGAAAGCCATACAGTAAATGGTGGAAGCTGGAATGAGAAGCCTGTAAAAATCTCCTCACAGATTGGTGTAGGAGAGGAAAAGTGGACTCCTGTTTCCTCAGCTACAGCTGGGAAGAGGAAGACTGAGACATCTGCCTGGGCCCAAGATGCTGCAGATGCTAATGGGAATGGAAAGGACTGGGGTGTATCCCTGGTGAGCAGGCCTTGGAAAGAGCGTTCTTTGTTCACTCCCATTG ATGCTTGGAAGGTAGATGCAAGGATTAATACCTCTGAACAGAATTctacttctttctcttcttttggaTTAACTCCTGGAGTTTCTG GAACCAACAGTGAATCGGTTTCTCAGGCTGGTACTTCTGATTTTCCATGGGATTTAAGTCACACTCAGCCCCCTGTTGATGATGAATGGTCTGGGTTAA ATGGACTTTCTTCTGCTGATCCTAGCTCTGATTGGAATGCACCAGCAGAAGAGTGGGGAAACTGGGTAGATGAAGAAAAAGTTGCTTCTGTTCCACAGCCTGAAGAGGCATTATCTGATGTTCAGAAG GCTTTAgataatgaaagagaaaaagcagagccagttcttcagaGTTCTGCAAGTGGGAAgtccaagaaaaagaagaagaaaaagaagaagcaagGTGAAGAAGCTAACTCTCCTTCACAG cCTGAGGAGGCTCCTTCTCTTGCTGTTTCTACTGAGCCATCTGTAATTGTATCAGAGAGTGATTCTGTCAAGATTGCTTCCCAAGTGCCACAGATGCTGCAAGAGACAGATGTTTCTAGTCCCAGTATTAAGCAAAACAGTGTGCCTCCTCCCCAGA caAAGTCTGAAGAAAGCTGGGAGTCCCCCAAACaagttaaaaagaagaaaaaagcaaggagGGAAACGTGA
- the MTDH gene encoding protein LYRIC isoform X3, which yields MAAGGWQEAAAQQAEETAARVRDVLSGGLGLLRAELGLELGLDPQGLPTWLALALPAALGLALLGLFLAAACGGGLRKKAARSAPERKGDEAAALTAGGGPGRAAGPGPGLLKGDEQKKRNKKKLPEKAARPNGRSFLDVSEDEVIQPVRKENTKQPLDAEKKNEKSKKKKKSKGDAKTVPDASRLDGKEADEGTWETKISNREKRQQRKRDKVMTDGGSGESNLQGTESTATVSIEQLMPPPSLPVGLRKNKGDTLLNVQVSSSKPSKGESSVPQVSPGLNESHTVNGGSWNEKPVKISSQIGVGEEKWTPVSSATAGKRKTETSAWAQDAADANGNGKDWGVSLVSRPWKERSLFTPIDAWKVDARINTSEQNSTSFSSFGLTPGVSDGLSSADPSSDWNAPAEEWGNWVDEEKVASVPQPEEALSDVQKALDNEREKAEPVLQSSASGKSKKKKKKKKKQGEEANSPSQDTEELDREAGEEFQEDTSKAKPQQEIAFSLKTISTSEPAKPEEAPSLAVSTEPSVIVSESDSVKIASQVPQMLQETDVSSPSIKQNSVPPPQTKSEESWESPKQVKKKKKARRET from the exons ATGGCCGCGGGCGGCTGGCAGGAGGCAGCGGCCCAGCAGGCCGAGGAGACGGCGGCCCGGGTGCGGGACGTGCTGTCGGGCGGCCTGGGCCTGCTGCGCGCCGAGCTGGGCCTGGAGCTGGGCCTCGACCCCCAGGGCCTGCCCACCTGGCTCGCCCTGGCGCTCCCGGCCGCGCTAGGGCTggcgctgctggggctgttccTGGCCGCGGCCTGCGGAGGAGGGCTCCGCAAGAAGGCGGCGCGGAGCGCGCCCGAGAGGAAGGGCGACGAGGCGGCGGCCCTGACGGCCGGCGGGGGCCCGGGcagggcggcggggccgggaccGGGGCTGCTGAAAGGCGACGAGCAGAAGAAGCGGAACAAGAAGAAGCTGCCGGAGAAAGCGGCGAGG CCTAATGGACGGTCTTTCCTTGATGTATCTGAGGATGAAGTAATACAGCCTGTCcgtaaagaaaatacaaagcagcCGTTGGatgcagaaaagaagaatgaaaag tcaaagaagaaaaagaaatcaaagggaGATGCTAAAACAGTTCCAGATGCATCGCGTCTAGATGGAAAGGAAGCTGATGAAG GAACCTGGGAAACGAAAATCAGTAACAGAGAAAAGCGTCAGCAGCGTAAGCGAGACAAGGTGATGACTGATGGTGGTTCAGGAGAATCAAATCTCCAAGGGACGGAAAGCACAGCTACTGTATCCATTGAACAACTGATGCCCCCACCATCACTTCCAGTTGGtctcagaaaaaataaag GTGATACTCTTCTGAACGTGCAAGTTAGCAGCTCTAAGCCTTCAAAGGGGGAGTCATCAGTTCCACAAG TTTCCCCAGGATTGAATGAAAGCCATACAGTAAATGGTGGAAGCTGGAATGAGAAGCCTGTAAAAATCTCCTCACAGATTGGTGTAGGAGAGGAAAAGTGGACTCCTGTTTCCTCAGCTACAGCTGGGAAGAGGAAGACTGAGACATCTGCCTGGGCCCAAGATGCTGCAGATGCTAATGGGAATGGAAAGGACTGGGGTGTATCCCTGGTGAGCAGGCCTTGGAAAGAGCGTTCTTTGTTCACTCCCATTG ATGCTTGGAAGGTAGATGCAAGGATTAATACCTCTGAACAGAATTctacttctttctcttcttttggaTTAACTCCTGGAGTTTCTG ATGGACTTTCTTCTGCTGATCCTAGCTCTGATTGGAATGCACCAGCAGAAGAGTGGGGAAACTGGGTAGATGAAGAAAAAGTTGCTTCTGTTCCACAGCCTGAAGAGGCATTATCTGATGTTCAGAAG GCTTTAgataatgaaagagaaaaagcagagccagttcttcagaGTTCTGCAAGTGGGAAgtccaagaaaaagaagaagaaaaagaagaagcaagGTGAAGAAGCTAACTCTCCTTCACAG gacactgaagaactggaCAGAGAAGCTGGAGAGGAATTTCAAGAGGATACCTCAAAAGCTAAACCACAGCAGGAAATAGCTTTTTCTCTGAAGACCATAAGTACTAGTGAACCAGCTAAG cCTGAGGAGGCTCCTTCTCTTGCTGTTTCTACTGAGCCATCTGTAATTGTATCAGAGAGTGATTCTGTCAAGATTGCTTCCCAAGTGCCACAGATGCTGCAAGAGACAGATGTTTCTAGTCCCAGTATTAAGCAAAACAGTGTGCCTCCTCCCCAGA caAAGTCTGAAGAAAGCTGGGAGTCCCCCAAACaagttaaaaagaagaaaaaagcaaggagGGAAACGTGA
- the MTDH gene encoding protein LYRIC isoform X1: MAAGGWQEAAAQQAEETAARVRDVLSGGLGLLRAELGLELGLDPQGLPTWLALALPAALGLALLGLFLAAACGGGLRKKAARSAPERKGDEAAALTAGGGPGRAAGPGPGLLKGDEQKKRNKKKLPEKAARPNGRSFLDVSEDEVIQPVRKENTKQPLDAEKKNEKSKKKKKSKGDAKTVPDASRLDGKEADEGTWETKISNREKRQQRKRDKVMTDGGSGESNLQGTESTATVSIEQLMPPPSLPVGLRKNKGDTLLNVQVSSSKPSKGESSVPQVSPGLNESHTVNGGSWNEKPVKISSQIGVGEEKWTPVSSATAGKRKTETSAWAQDAADANGNGKDWGVSLVSRPWKERSLFTPIDAWKVDARINTSEQNSTSFSSFGLTPGVSGTNSESVSQAGTSDFPWDLSHTQPPVDDEWSGLNGLSSADPSSDWNAPAEEWGNWVDEEKVASVPQPEEALSDVQKALDNEREKAEPVLQSSASGKSKKKKKKKKKQGEEANSPSQDTEELDREAGEEFQEDTSKAKPQQEIAFSLKTISTSEPAKPEEAPSLAVSTEPSVIVSESDSVKIASQVPQMLQETDVSSPSIKQNSVPPPQTKSEESWESPKQVKKKKKARRET, translated from the exons ATGGCCGCGGGCGGCTGGCAGGAGGCAGCGGCCCAGCAGGCCGAGGAGACGGCGGCCCGGGTGCGGGACGTGCTGTCGGGCGGCCTGGGCCTGCTGCGCGCCGAGCTGGGCCTGGAGCTGGGCCTCGACCCCCAGGGCCTGCCCACCTGGCTCGCCCTGGCGCTCCCGGCCGCGCTAGGGCTggcgctgctggggctgttccTGGCCGCGGCCTGCGGAGGAGGGCTCCGCAAGAAGGCGGCGCGGAGCGCGCCCGAGAGGAAGGGCGACGAGGCGGCGGCCCTGACGGCCGGCGGGGGCCCGGGcagggcggcggggccgggaccGGGGCTGCTGAAAGGCGACGAGCAGAAGAAGCGGAACAAGAAGAAGCTGCCGGAGAAAGCGGCGAGG CCTAATGGACGGTCTTTCCTTGATGTATCTGAGGATGAAGTAATACAGCCTGTCcgtaaagaaaatacaaagcagcCGTTGGatgcagaaaagaagaatgaaaag tcaaagaagaaaaagaaatcaaagggaGATGCTAAAACAGTTCCAGATGCATCGCGTCTAGATGGAAAGGAAGCTGATGAAG GAACCTGGGAAACGAAAATCAGTAACAGAGAAAAGCGTCAGCAGCGTAAGCGAGACAAGGTGATGACTGATGGTGGTTCAGGAGAATCAAATCTCCAAGGGACGGAAAGCACAGCTACTGTATCCATTGAACAACTGATGCCCCCACCATCACTTCCAGTTGGtctcagaaaaaataaag GTGATACTCTTCTGAACGTGCAAGTTAGCAGCTCTAAGCCTTCAAAGGGGGAGTCATCAGTTCCACAAG TTTCCCCAGGATTGAATGAAAGCCATACAGTAAATGGTGGAAGCTGGAATGAGAAGCCTGTAAAAATCTCCTCACAGATTGGTGTAGGAGAGGAAAAGTGGACTCCTGTTTCCTCAGCTACAGCTGGGAAGAGGAAGACTGAGACATCTGCCTGGGCCCAAGATGCTGCAGATGCTAATGGGAATGGAAAGGACTGGGGTGTATCCCTGGTGAGCAGGCCTTGGAAAGAGCGTTCTTTGTTCACTCCCATTG ATGCTTGGAAGGTAGATGCAAGGATTAATACCTCTGAACAGAATTctacttctttctcttcttttggaTTAACTCCTGGAGTTTCTG GAACCAACAGTGAATCGGTTTCTCAGGCTGGTACTTCTGATTTTCCATGGGATTTAAGTCACACTCAGCCCCCTGTTGATGATGAATGGTCTGGGTTAA ATGGACTTTCTTCTGCTGATCCTAGCTCTGATTGGAATGCACCAGCAGAAGAGTGGGGAAACTGGGTAGATGAAGAAAAAGTTGCTTCTGTTCCACAGCCTGAAGAGGCATTATCTGATGTTCAGAAG GCTTTAgataatgaaagagaaaaagcagagccagttcttcagaGTTCTGCAAGTGGGAAgtccaagaaaaagaagaagaaaaagaagaagcaagGTGAAGAAGCTAACTCTCCTTCACAG gacactgaagaactggaCAGAGAAGCTGGAGAGGAATTTCAAGAGGATACCTCAAAAGCTAAACCACAGCAGGAAATAGCTTTTTCTCTGAAGACCATAAGTACTAGTGAACCAGCTAAG cCTGAGGAGGCTCCTTCTCTTGCTGTTTCTACTGAGCCATCTGTAATTGTATCAGAGAGTGATTCTGTCAAGATTGCTTCCCAAGTGCCACAGATGCTGCAAGAGACAGATGTTTCTAGTCCCAGTATTAAGCAAAACAGTGTGCCTCCTCCCCAGA caAAGTCTGAAGAAAGCTGGGAGTCCCCCAAACaagttaaaaagaagaaaaaagcaaggagGGAAACGTGA